In a single window of the Nocardioides massiliensis genome:
- a CDS encoding hemolysin family protein, whose translation MNAGEVTLLLVAGLLVVLAGLTSAVEAALSSFSKARAEEMEAEGRAGAGRVLGILEDPPRYLNTALLLRMFLEITAIVLVGVVLLDVVGRWRDTGGVAASDRWWSIALTVAVMLVVLFVLVGVGPRTIGRQHSERVALLAAGPLRAITTVLGPVPQFLIIIGNLVTPGRGFSEGPFASEAELRELVDLAEASSLIESGERKMIHSVFELGDTIVREVMVPRTDVVFIERTKTLRQAMSLALRSGYSRIPVIDENLDDIVGFAYLKDLTKRVFDNHEAETTEKVDSVMRPVMYVPDSKPVDDLLREMQARRRHIAVVIDEYGGTAGLVTIEDVLEEIVGEITDEYDEAEIAVQTLASGSIRVSSRYPVDDLEELCGIAVEDDDVDTVGGLMAKYLGRVPIPGSEVEVHGMRFEAEAPTGRRNRIGTVVITVLDPVDEDEHDEEDVETHA comes from the coding sequence TTCTCCAAGGCACGCGCTGAGGAGATGGAGGCCGAGGGGCGTGCCGGTGCCGGCCGGGTGCTCGGGATCCTGGAGGACCCGCCCCGCTACCTCAACACCGCGCTCCTCCTGCGGATGTTCCTCGAGATCACCGCCATCGTGCTGGTGGGCGTGGTCCTCCTCGACGTCGTGGGGCGCTGGCGTGACACCGGTGGGGTCGCCGCGAGTGACCGCTGGTGGTCCATCGCACTCACCGTCGCCGTGATGCTCGTCGTGCTCTTCGTCCTGGTCGGCGTCGGTCCCCGCACGATCGGGCGCCAGCACTCGGAGCGTGTCGCGTTGCTCGCCGCCGGCCCGCTGCGGGCGATCACGACGGTGCTCGGCCCGGTCCCGCAGTTCCTCATCATCATCGGCAACCTGGTCACGCCCGGGCGCGGCTTCAGTGAGGGCCCGTTCGCCTCCGAGGCCGAGCTGCGCGAGCTCGTCGACCTCGCCGAGGCGAGCAGTCTCATCGAGTCCGGCGAGCGCAAGATGATCCACTCGGTCTTCGAGCTCGGCGACACCATCGTGCGCGAGGTGATGGTGCCGCGCACCGACGTCGTGTTCATCGAGCGCACCAAGACGCTGCGTCAGGCCATGTCGCTGGCGCTGCGCAGCGGCTACTCCCGGATCCCGGTCATCGACGAGAACCTCGACGACATCGTCGGCTTCGCCTACCTCAAGGACCTCACCAAGCGGGTCTTCGACAACCACGAGGCCGAGACGACGGAGAAGGTCGACTCGGTCATGCGCCCGGTCATGTACGTCCCCGACTCCAAGCCCGTCGACGACCTGCTGCGCGAGATGCAGGCCCGCCGGCGCCACATCGCCGTCGTCATCGACGAGTACGGCGGCACGGCCGGCCTCGTCACCATCGAGGACGTGCTGGAGGAGATCGTCGGCGAGATCACCGACGAGTACGACGAGGCGGAGATCGCCGTCCAGACGCTGGCGAGCGGGTCGATCCGGGTCAGCTCGCGCTATCCGGTCGACGACCTCGAGGAGCTGTGCGGCATCGCCGTCGAGGACGACGACGTCGACACCGTGGGTGGTCTGATGGCGAAGTACCTCGGCCGGGTGCCGATCCCCGGCTCGGAGGTCGAGGTCCACGGCATGCGTTTCGAGGCCGAGGCGCCCACCGGCCGCCGCAACCGGATCGGCACGGTCGTGATCACCGTGCTCGACCCGGTCGACGAGGACGAGCACGACGAGGAGGACGTGGAGACCCATGCCTGA
- a CDS encoding cytidine deaminase, giving the protein MPELTDPEDQKLVVLARSTRARTSAAEGAAVRDLDGRTYAAVTVDLPSLQVSALAGCVVMAVASGARGLEAAVVLGDREAPDSADLAVLRDFAGAGVPVHHGDGRGTVQGTTEA; this is encoded by the coding sequence ATGCCTGAGCTGACTGACCCCGAGGACCAGAAGCTGGTCGTCCTGGCCCGCTCGACTCGGGCCCGGACGTCGGCGGCCGAGGGTGCCGCGGTCCGCGATCTCGACGGTCGCACCTATGCCGCCGTCACCGTCGACCTCCCTTCGCTCCAGGTGAGCGCGCTCGCCGGCTGCGTGGTGATGGCGGTCGCGTCCGGCGCGCGGGGCCTGGAGGCGGCCGTCGTGCTCGGTGACCGCGAGGCCCCGGACTCCGCCGACCTCGCCGTGCTGCGCGACTTCGCCGGCGCCGGCGTACCCGTCCACCACGGTGACGGGCGGGGGACCGTCCAGGGGACGACGGAGGCCTGA
- a CDS encoding FAD-binding oxidoreductase, translating to MRGRGLVGAAAHEVGVRRLQDSFAAIPPGQPVRLAKRTSNLFRPRGQLSTPGLDVSGLDGVVSVDVPRRTADVQGMCTYEDLVAATLPHGLMPLVVPQLRTITLGGAVTGLGIESTSFRNGLPHESVLEMDVLVGSGEVVTTSPDRKPELFAAFPNSYGSLGYATRLRIELEQVPTHVALRHVRFGDRSALAEAIAAICDERTYDGVRVDAVDGTVFARDEAYLTLATWTARPAGTPTSDYGGQQIYYRSIRERTEDLLTTEDYLWRWDTDWFWCSGAFGAQHPLVRRVWPRRWRRSDVYHRLVGWDRRLGIVDRIDQARKRPARERVIQDVEVPVEWLGEFLDWFDDHVAMTPVWVCPLRLREPDGPGSARHWPAYPLDPGRTYVNIGFWGTVPVGPGARDGVINRAVEEKVHALGGHKSLYSEAFYDPATFATLYGTATLDAVRATYDPDDRFTTLYEKAVRRR from the coding sequence ATGCGGGGGCGGGGTCTCGTCGGTGCGGCAGCGCACGAGGTCGGCGTACGCCGCCTGCAGGACTCCTTCGCCGCGATCCCGCCCGGTCAGCCGGTCCGCCTGGCCAAGCGCACCTCCAACCTCTTCCGTCCCCGCGGGCAGCTGTCGACCCCGGGCCTGGACGTCAGCGGCCTCGACGGCGTCGTCTCCGTCGACGTCCCGCGACGTACGGCCGACGTGCAGGGGATGTGCACCTACGAGGACCTCGTCGCGGCCACGCTCCCGCACGGTCTGATGCCGCTGGTCGTCCCGCAGCTGCGCACCATCACCCTCGGCGGCGCGGTGACCGGGCTGGGGATCGAGAGCACGTCGTTCCGCAACGGGTTGCCGCACGAGTCGGTTCTCGAGATGGACGTGCTGGTCGGGTCCGGCGAGGTGGTGACGACCAGTCCCGACCGCAAGCCCGAGCTCTTCGCCGCCTTCCCGAACTCCTACGGCAGCCTCGGTTACGCGACGCGTCTGCGCATCGAGCTGGAGCAGGTGCCCACCCACGTCGCGCTTCGCCACGTCCGGTTCGGGGATCGGTCGGCGCTGGCCGAGGCGATCGCCGCGATCTGCGACGAACGCACGTACGACGGCGTGCGCGTCGACGCCGTCGACGGCACGGTCTTCGCGCGCGACGAGGCGTACCTGACGCTCGCCACGTGGACCGCGCGTCCCGCCGGCACCCCGACGAGCGACTACGGCGGGCAGCAGATCTACTACCGCTCGATCCGCGAGCGCACCGAGGACCTGCTGACGACTGAGGACTACCTGTGGCGCTGGGACACCGACTGGTTCTGGTGCTCGGGTGCGTTCGGGGCGCAACACCCGCTCGTCCGCCGGGTCTGGCCCCGGCGGTGGCGTCGCAGCGACGTCTACCACCGCCTCGTGGGCTGGGACCGACGCCTCGGGATCGTCGACCGCATCGACCAGGCACGCAAGCGCCCCGCCCGGGAGCGGGTCATCCAGGACGTCGAGGTGCCGGTCGAGTGGCTCGGGGAGTTCCTCGACTGGTTCGACGACCACGTCGCGATGACGCCGGTCTGGGTGTGCCCGCTGCGGCTGCGGGAGCCGGACGGGCCGGGCTCCGCGCGGCACTGGCCGGCGTACCCGCTCGACCCGGGCCGCACCTACGTCAACATCGGGTTCTGGGGCACGGTCCCCGTCGGCCCCGGTGCGCGTGACGGGGTCATCAACCGTGCTGTCGAGGAGAAGGTGCACGCGCTCGGTGGGCACAAGTCGCTGTACTCCGAGGCGTTCTACGACCCGGCGACCTTCGCGACCCTCTACGGCACCGCGACCCTTGACGCCGTCCGGGCGACGTACGACCCTGACGATCGATTCACCACGCTCTACGAGAAGGCGGTGCGACGGCGATGA
- a CDS encoding SAM-dependent methyltransferase → MTQAPDRTRESTLRIGDALTSLMPDGLPFRLTAYDGSAAGPEDCPVRLHLANERGLSYLMTAPGDLGMARAYVAGDLELHGAHPGDPYPAMLFLLNNLRFRRPRPAEAVRLLRGLGLSHLLPPPPPPQEHLPRWRRTVEGVRHSLGRDAAVIEHHYDVSNAFYEMVLGPSMTYTCAVYPHEGATLEEAQAAKYDLVCQKLGLRPGQRLLDVGCGWGGMVRHAVREYGVRAIGVTLSSAQASWAREAIAAEGLQGAEIRHADYRSVTESGFDAVSSIGLTEHIGVRNYPAYFSFLRDRLRPGGRLLNHCITRPSNRPQATGAFIDRYVFPDGELTGSGRIVTEVEDAGLEVRHHENLREHYARTLAGWCRNLVEHWDEAVAEVGIGTARVWGLYMASSRLAFERNEIQLHQVLAVRTDERGGADFPLRPDWLG, encoded by the coding sequence ATGACCCAGGCCCCGGATCGGACGCGCGAGTCGACGTTGCGCATCGGCGACGCGCTCACCTCGTTGATGCCCGACGGGCTGCCGTTCCGGCTCACGGCGTACGACGGCAGCGCCGCCGGCCCCGAGGACTGCCCGGTGCGGCTGCATCTGGCCAACGAGCGCGGGCTGTCCTACCTCATGACCGCGCCCGGTGACCTCGGCATGGCGCGGGCCTACGTCGCCGGCGACCTCGAGCTCCACGGCGCGCATCCTGGGGACCCCTACCCGGCGATGCTCTTCCTGCTCAACAACCTCCGCTTCCGGCGACCGCGCCCGGCTGAGGCCGTGCGGCTGCTGCGCGGTCTCGGGCTCTCCCACCTGCTGCCGCCACCACCGCCTCCGCAGGAGCACCTGCCGCGATGGCGGCGCACCGTCGAGGGAGTCCGGCACTCCCTGGGGCGCGACGCCGCGGTCATCGAGCACCACTACGACGTCTCGAACGCGTTCTACGAGATGGTCCTCGGCCCGTCGATGACCTACACGTGCGCGGTCTACCCGCACGAGGGGGCGACCCTCGAGGAGGCGCAGGCCGCCAAGTACGACCTCGTGTGCCAGAAGCTCGGTCTGCGTCCGGGTCAACGCCTGCTCGACGTGGGCTGCGGCTGGGGCGGGATGGTCCGCCACGCCGTGCGCGAGTACGGCGTCCGCGCCATCGGGGTCACGCTGTCGAGCGCGCAGGCGTCCTGGGCGCGCGAGGCGATCGCCGCCGAGGGGCTGCAGGGTGCGGAGATCCGGCACGCCGACTACCGCTCCGTCACCGAGTCCGGCTTCGACGCCGTCAGCTCGATCGGACTCACCGAGCACATCGGGGTCCGCAACTACCCGGCCTACTTCTCCTTCCTGCGCGACCGGCTGCGGCCGGGTGGTCGGCTGCTCAACCACTGCATCACCCGCCCGTCCAACCGCCCGCAGGCGACCGGGGCGTTCATCGACCGCTACGTCTTCCCGGACGGCGAGCTCACCGGATCGGGGCGCATCGTCACCGAGGTCGAGGACGCCGGGCTTGAGGTGCGCCACCACGAGAACCTGCGCGAGCACTACGCGCGGACCCTCGCCGGGTGGTGCCGCAACCTCGTGGAGCACTGGGACGAGGCCGTGGCCGAGGTCGGGATCGGCACGGCGCGGGTGTGGGGGCTCTACATGGCCTCGTCGCGGTTGGCGTTCGAGCGCAACGAGATCCAGCTGCACCAAGTGCTCGCCGTCCGCACCGACGAGCGCGGGGGCGCCGACTTCCCGCTGCGGCCCGACTGGCTGGGTTGA
- a CDS encoding siderophore-interacting protein, whose protein sequence is MTSRADASSWTAEVLSRTSLSEHLLRLELGGPDLVGLTVTGIPDEWVPLTVPGQFQSRYYTVRSWDGERLVLDVVVHAEGLVTEWASGDPVGDEVGIGPAKGSFAPPADADWLMLVGDLTALPAIARILEERADVPTRVWVEAPPGHEHLLPQTAAEVTWTRPPGPADSALAAVVEGLDWPDGDGYFWMSGESSQMRAIRKHLMRERRLPSSAYDVMGYWRKPGGRTRPVDPGPIWEAGKAAGESDEQIWQRYDAAQEAGQEMGQEMGQEMGQEMGREMGQR, encoded by the coding sequence GTGACCAGCCGCGCAGACGCCTCCTCCTGGACCGCCGAGGTCCTCTCCCGGACCTCGCTGTCCGAGCATCTGCTGCGCCTCGAGCTCGGTGGCCCCGACCTGGTCGGCCTCACGGTCACCGGGATTCCCGATGAGTGGGTGCCGCTGACGGTGCCGGGCCAGTTCCAGAGCCGCTACTACACCGTGCGCTCCTGGGACGGGGAGCGGCTGGTGCTCGACGTCGTCGTCCACGCCGAGGGTCTGGTGACCGAGTGGGCCAGCGGCGACCCCGTCGGTGACGAGGTCGGCATCGGCCCCGCGAAGGGCTCGTTCGCCCCGCCCGCCGACGCCGACTGGCTGATGCTCGTCGGTGACCTGACTGCACTGCCCGCGATCGCGCGCATCCTCGAGGAGCGTGCCGACGTCCCCACCCGCGTGTGGGTCGAGGCGCCGCCCGGGCACGAGCACCTGCTGCCGCAGACCGCGGCGGAGGTGACGTGGACCCGCCCGCCCGGTCCCGCCGACAGCGCACTCGCTGCGGTCGTGGAGGGTCTGGACTGGCCGGACGGCGACGGCTACTTCTGGATGAGCGGGGAGTCGTCGCAGATGCGCGCCATCCGCAAGCACCTCATGCGCGAGCGGCGCCTACCGAGCTCGGCGTACGACGTGATGGGCTACTGGCGCAAGCCCGGTGGCCGCACCCGTCCCGTCGACCCGGGGCCCATCTGGGAGGCCGGCAAGGCGGCGGGGGAGAGTGACGAGCAGATCTGGCAGCGCTACGACGCCGCCCAGGAAGCAGGCCAGGAGATGGGCCAGGAGATGGGCCAGGAGATGGGCCAGGAGATGGGCCGGGAGATGGGGCAGCGATGA
- the era gene encoding GTPase Era: MSEHKSGFACFVGRPNVGKSTLTNALVGTKVAITSSRPQTTRTVVRGIVHRPDAQLILVDTPGLHRPRTLLGERLNDLVVTTWAEVDVVAVCFPADEKIGPGDRFLVGELGKVRRTTKVAVVTKTDTVDPGRLGEQLLAVQALGEETGTDWAEIVPVSAVSGDQVSLLADLLVGLLPEGPPLYPDGELSDTPEEAIVADLVREAALEGVRDELPHSIAVVVEEMGLREGRPADKPLLDVHAIVFVERDSQKGIMIGHRGSRLREVGTAARKQIEAMLGTPVYLDLRVKVAKDWQRDPKQLRRLGF, encoded by the coding sequence ATGAGCGAGCACAAGTCCGGCTTCGCCTGCTTCGTGGGGCGGCCCAACGTCGGCAAGTCCACGTTGACCAATGCCCTGGTCGGCACGAAGGTCGCGATCACCTCCTCGCGTCCGCAGACGACCCGGACGGTCGTGCGCGGCATCGTCCACCGCCCGGACGCGCAGCTGATCCTGGTCGACACCCCCGGGCTGCACCGGCCCCGCACGCTGCTCGGGGAGCGGCTCAACGACCTCGTCGTCACCACGTGGGCCGAGGTCGACGTCGTCGCGGTGTGCTTCCCGGCGGACGAGAAGATCGGGCCGGGTGACCGGTTCCTCGTGGGCGAGCTCGGCAAGGTGCGACGTACGACGAAGGTCGCGGTCGTCACCAAGACCGACACCGTCGACCCCGGCCGGCTCGGCGAGCAGCTGCTGGCGGTGCAGGCGCTCGGGGAGGAGACCGGCACCGACTGGGCCGAGATCGTCCCGGTGTCGGCGGTGTCCGGCGACCAGGTGTCGCTGCTCGCCGACCTGCTGGTGGGACTGCTGCCGGAGGGTCCGCCGCTCTATCCCGACGGCGAGCTCAGCGACACCCCCGAGGAGGCGATCGTCGCCGACCTCGTGCGCGAGGCCGCCCTCGAGGGAGTGCGCGACGAGCTGCCGCACTCCATCGCGGTGGTGGTCGAGGAGATGGGTCTGCGCGAGGGCCGCCCGGCCGACAAGCCGCTGCTCGACGTCCACGCGATCGTCTTCGTCGAGCGTGACTCCCAGAAGGGGATCATGATCGGGCACCGCGGGTCGCGGCTGCGTGAGGTCGGCACGGCCGCGCGCAAGCAGATCGAGGCGATGCTCGGGACGCCGGTCTATCTCGACCTGCGGGTGAAGGTCGCCAAGGACTGGCAGCGCGATCCCAAGCAGCTGCGCCGCCTCGGGTTCTGA
- a CDS encoding Type 1 glutamine amidotransferase-like domain-containing protein produces MKLLLTSGGVTNPSIHEALVRLLGKPVEECSALIIPTAQWGHPMCVPSSVRGLVAAEPDWRPLTGLGWASLGVLELTALPSIDPYRWVPWVEEADALLVDGGDATYLVRWLRESGLADLLPSLAETVWVGVSAGSMVLTPRIGDYFVEWPGAQDDRTLGIVDFAIFPHLDLFATNTMDHAERWAADVAIPAYAIDEQTAITVVDGSVEVVSEGRWRRFEA; encoded by the coding sequence GTGAAGCTCCTGTTGACCTCGGGCGGGGTCACCAACCCGAGCATCCACGAGGCGCTCGTCCGCCTGCTCGGCAAGCCGGTGGAGGAGTGCAGTGCGCTGATCATCCCGACAGCGCAGTGGGGTCACCCGATGTGCGTCCCGAGCTCGGTGCGCGGGCTGGTCGCCGCCGAGCCGGACTGGCGCCCGCTCACCGGTCTGGGCTGGGCGTCCCTCGGCGTCCTCGAGCTCACTGCCCTGCCCAGCATCGATCCATACCGTTGGGTGCCCTGGGTCGAGGAGGCCGACGCCCTGCTGGTCGACGGCGGGGACGCGACGTACCTGGTCCGCTGGCTCCGGGAGTCCGGCCTCGCCGACCTGTTGCCGTCCCTTGCCGAGACCGTGTGGGTCGGTGTGAGCGCCGGCAGCATGGTGCTGACGCCCCGGATCGGCGACTACTTCGTCGAGTGGCCGGGTGCGCAGGACGATCGCACCCTCGGCATCGTGGACTTCGCGATCTTCCCGCACCTCGACCTGTTCGCGACCAACACGATGGACCATGCCGAGCGGTGGGCAGCCGACGTGGCGATCCCCGCCTACGCCATCGACGAGCAGACGGCCATCACGGTCGTCGACGGCTCCGTCGAGGTGGTGTCCGAGGGTCGCTGGCGACGGTTCGAGGCGTGA
- a CDS encoding septum formation family protein: MSRSPRTGSCARTAAGALLALLLTACTGTSDQPRDDTSSPAASPEEAATSAAPASPPARGACYDLDFAQATASSVTAEPVDCSDPHTALTVHVTRTDAPGSVDTARACNRRVDRFLGGDREARRLSRFAAVWFTPTGDEQAAGAQWVRCDVVAVESREKLTTLPAPRVMRGILDRPRGRRFDLCATAAPGSDGFERVVCARPHRWRAIATLRVPARRGDAYPGQRAARDAGLDQCRRTARASVQADRVRFGWEWPTAEQWEAGQRYGYCWVPRRN, from the coding sequence GTGAGCCGCTCGCCTCGGACCGGGTCGTGCGCGCGTACGGCGGCGGGCGCGCTGCTCGCGCTCCTGCTCACCGCCTGCACGGGGACCTCCGACCAGCCGCGGGACGACACCTCGTCCCCCGCCGCCTCTCCTGAAGAGGCGGCCACCAGCGCAGCGCCGGCCTCGCCTCCGGCACGGGGCGCGTGCTACGACCTCGACTTCGCCCAGGCCACGGCCAGCTCGGTCACCGCCGAACCGGTCGACTGCAGCGACCCGCACACCGCACTGACCGTCCACGTCACGAGGACGGACGCCCCGGGTTCCGTGGACACCGCCCGGGCCTGCAACCGTCGGGTCGACCGGTTCCTCGGCGGCGACCGCGAAGCCCGGCGGTTGAGCCGGTTCGCGGCCGTGTGGTTCACGCCGACCGGAGACGAGCAGGCCGCCGGGGCGCAATGGGTGCGATGCGACGTCGTCGCCGTCGAGTCGCGCGAGAAGCTGACGACCCTGCCCGCGCCGCGGGTGATGCGCGGCATCCTCGACCGTCCCCGCGGGCGCCGCTTCGACCTCTGCGCCACGGCGGCCCCGGGCTCGGACGGGTTCGAGCGGGTGGTCTGCGCCCGGCCGCATCGCTGGCGGGCCATCGCCACGCTGCGTGTGCCTGCGCGCCGAGGTGACGCCTACCCGGGCCAGCGTGCCGCCCGCGACGCCGGCCTGGACCAGTGCCGGCGTACGGCGCGCGCGAGCGTGCAGGCCGACCGCGTCCGGTTCGGTTGGGAGTGGCCCACCGCGGAGCAGTGGGAGGCTGGGCAGCGGTACGGCTACTGCTGGGTGCCGCGGCGCAACTGA
- a CDS encoding septum formation family protein: MEARMARTGRRLRRTSPAAFAAVVLALLAASCSNATPDEPAEDAPVVIETPRADACRVLEPQDAAASSNERDVVDCTEEHTARTFVVDEFPPAFADAAYDDTRLGEHVYGVCDEAFAKVVGGDESARLRSLLSWVWFRPQADAWEAGARWFRCDVVGGTDTAETYRPLPADLDKILDTQPDEWMACVQGPQVAGAPRVPCSEPHNWRAATTIKLGKAGDDYPGDRLAEVRTRDFCRTSISAWLDYPDSYEFGFTWFGQAEWEVGNRRSICWAKIDR, translated from the coding sequence ATGGAGGCACGCATGGCGCGCACCGGTCGCCGGCTGCGCCGCACGTCCCCCGCCGCGTTCGCGGCCGTCGTCCTCGCACTCCTCGCCGCCTCCTGCAGCAACGCCACCCCGGACGAACCCGCCGAGGACGCCCCGGTCGTGATCGAGACGCCGCGCGCCGATGCGTGTCGCGTGCTGGAGCCGCAGGACGCCGCGGCCAGCAGCAACGAACGTGACGTCGTCGACTGCACCGAGGAGCACACGGCGCGCACGTTCGTCGTCGACGAGTTCCCCCCTGCCTTCGCCGACGCGGCGTACGACGACACACGTCTCGGCGAGCACGTGTACGGCGTGTGCGACGAGGCGTTCGCCAAGGTCGTGGGCGGGGACGAGAGCGCGCGTCTGCGCTCCCTGCTGAGCTGGGTGTGGTTCCGCCCTCAGGCTGACGCGTGGGAAGCCGGAGCCCGGTGGTTCCGTTGCGACGTGGTGGGCGGCACCGACACCGCCGAGACCTACCGTCCCCTGCCCGCGGACCTCGACAAGATCCTCGACACCCAGCCCGACGAGTGGATGGCGTGCGTCCAGGGCCCGCAGGTCGCAGGCGCACCGCGCGTCCCGTGCTCCGAGCCGCACAACTGGCGTGCCGCCACCACGATCAAGCTCGGCAAGGCCGGGGACGACTACCCCGGTGACCGGCTCGCCGAGGTTCGCACCCGCGACTTCTGCCGCACCTCGATCAGCGCCTGGCTCGACTACCCCGACAGCTACGAGTTCGGGTTCACCTGGTTCGGCCAGGCCGAGTGGGAGGTCGGCAACCGCCGCTCGATCTGCTGGGCGAAGATCGACCGGTGA